Proteins encoded together in one Sandaracinaceae bacterium window:
- a CDS encoding BlaI/MecI/CopY family transcriptional regulator, which translates to MTDEALPVLGELELAVLEHLWTEQESDVASTHARVGKPRDITLNTVGSALERLHRKGLVERWKVSHAFRYRASIDRESFHARRMVEAAGGASALANTGLLAAFLDAVAEADASTLDRLEEALKQRKGD; encoded by the coding sequence ATGACGGACGAGGCCCTTCCGGTGCTGGGGGAGCTCGAGCTGGCGGTGCTGGAGCATCTCTGGACCGAGCAAGAGTCCGACGTGGCGTCGACCCACGCCCGGGTCGGCAAGCCGCGCGACATCACCCTCAACACCGTCGGCTCGGCCCTCGAGCGGCTGCACCGCAAGGGGCTCGTCGAGCGGTGGAAGGTCAGCCACGCGTTCCGCTACCGCGCGTCCATCGACCGCGAGAGCTTTCACGCGCGGCGCATGGTCGAGGCGGCGGGCGGCGCGTCGGCGCTCGCGAACACGGGGCTGCTCGCGGCGTTCCTCGACGCGGTGGCCGAAGCGGACGCGTCCACCCTCGACCGGCTCGAAGAGGCCCTGAAGCAGCGGAAGGGCGACTGA